CCGCAGCAACTGCGCACGGCAAAGGCGATCACCTTACCGCCCACGAGCTCTCCAAACAAGCCCACGAGCACTCTACCAAAGCCTTCGAGCACTCGAAGGAGACAGTCGACCAGGCCCCAGCCAACAAGAACTAAGCGTCTGATGCGCCGCCAAATCCGCGGCCAACTCTTATCGACGGAAGACAAATTAGACAAGCTCTAAACTAGAGCCATGCTTCGAGTCCCGTTCGACGAACTCCACGCGGCCCTCCGCCGCGCCATGCAGCAACTCGGCCTCACCGAAGACCGCGCTGCCCTGTGTGCCCGTCTCTTCGCTGAAACCACACGCGACGGCGTATATACCCACGGCCTCAATCGATTTCCCCGCTTCGTTGAAACCATCCGCAACGGCAGTATCGACATCCACGCCGAACCCACCAAAACCACCGGCATCGGAGCCATCGAGCGCTGGGAAGGCCATCGCGGCGTGGGCAATCTAAACGCCCAAGCTTCCATGCAGCGAGCCATCACCCTCGCAAAACAACACGGCATAGGCGCAGTAGCCCTCGCCAACACCAACCACTGGATGCGCGGCGGAACCTACGGCTGGCAGGCCGCCGAGCAAGGCCTCTTCGCCCTCTGCTGGACCAATACCCTCGCCAACCTCCCCGCCTGGGGAGCCACCACACCACCCTCGGCAACAACCCGTTCGTCATCGCAGTTCCTCGCCCCGGCGGTCACGTCGTTCTCGACATGGCAATGTCGCAGTTCTCCTACGGCACACTAGCCGCCTACAGCAAACGCGGACAACCGCTTCCCGTCGACGGTGGTTTCGACACTGCGGGCAATCTCACCCGCGACGGCGCAGCCATAGAGTCATCGCAACGCGCCCTCCCCGTCGGCTACTGGAAGGGCTCTGGACTCTCCCTCGTCCTCGATATGCTCGCCGCGATGCTCTCCGGCGGTCTAGCCACCCATCAGATTCCCCGCGACCCCCTCCGCGAGTCCGGCCTCTCCCAGATCTTCCTCGCCATCGACCCCACCACCATCGCCGATCCGCAAGAGCTCTCCCAAATCGCCGACGCCATCCTCGACTCGCTCCATCAGGCAACCCCAGCCGACCCCGGCAAACCCATCCGTTACCCCGGCCAACAGACCCTGCAACTCCGCGAAGAGAACCTACGCCTCGGCGTCCCGGTCGATCCCGAAATCTGGCATCAGCTAAACCCCTTCCAACTCTCCTGATCCCCCAGGCGAACGACCTCCACGTCAATCACTTGCCCCATTACATATCCAACACCTGATAGCTTTACTGCATCCATTAAACGAAGCCCAACTTCTATGTGACTCTTCCTTTCTCTTTTGCAGTCTCACTTTAGGAGCGATTTGAAAGACCTTGTGAATGCTGAGAGTCCATGGCGTGATCGGATCAGCGCCCTTCGAAATATGCCGGCCGTCCTGCGCATCCTCTGGGAGTCAGGCCGTGCCGTCGTCACCTGGGGGCTCTTCCTTCGTCTCATCGTCGCTACTCTTCCGTTTGGTATCGCGAAGATCGCCGCATACATCCTGAATGACATCGCAGAGGTCATCCGCGGCCACGCCCTTGCCCCCAACTTCTGGAAGCTCGTCATCGCCGAGGTCGTCCTCAACGTCTCCCTCGGCCTCATCACCCGCGCCATCGATTACTCCGACTCGCTCCTTGCCAACCGCTACACCCAGTACGTCAGCGTTCGAGTCATGGAGCAGGCCGCGCGTCTCGATCTCACCACCTACGAAGATCCCGTCTTCTACGATCGCCTCGAACGCGCCCGTGTGCAGGCCACAGATCGCCTTGCGATGATCCAACAACTGGGCCGCCTGATCACGCAGATCATCACCACCTTGGCTTTTTCAGCTGCCTTGGCGCTGGCCTCCCCATGGCTCGTCCTCCTCCTGGCATTAGGCGTACTTCCCTCCTTCCTCGGCGAAACCCACTACGCTTTTCTCGGCTACGCCAAAAACTTCCGCCAGACTCCAGCCAAGCGCCAGATGGACTACCTTCGGCAAGTCGCCGGTAGCCGAGAGGGCGCCAAAGAAGTAAAGCTCTTCGGCCTGAACAAATTCTTCACAAACAGATTTCAGGCGCTCGCTGACCAGATCTACCTCGAAGACGTCACCCTCTCCCGATCCAAGCTCATCGTTGGCGGTCTGCTCGGTATCATAGGCACGCTTGGCTACTACGGAGCTTACGTCTACGTCATCTGGCGCACCCTGCACGGCGCCTACAACATCGGCCAGTTCGGATTCCTCACCACCGCCATTCAGCAAGCCAGCTCCAACCTCCAGCAGGTCTTCTCCACCGCATCCGGAATCGCAGACCAGGCCCTCTTCCTCACCGACCTCATCGCCTTCTTCGACATGAAGCCAACCGTCCTCTCCAACCCCGACGGCCTTCCCGCCCCAGCAAAAATTCAAAGCGGCTTCGAGTTCCGCAACGTCTCCTTCACCTATCCCGGCACCAACCGAACCGTCCTCAAGAACTTCAACCTCACCCTCTCCCCCGGAGAACGAATCGCGCTCATCGGCGAAAACGGCCAGGGAAAGACCACCGTCGTCAAACTGATCACGCGCCTCTACGATCCCACCGAAGGACAGATCCTGCTCGACGGCATCGACCTCCGCGAGTACAACCTCGAAGATCTGCACCGCAACATAGGAGTCATCTTCCAGGACTTCATGCGCTTCGAGATGACCGCGCGCGAAAACATCGCCGTAGGCCGCGTCGATCAGCCCTATCAGGACAGCGACATCGAGGTTGCCGCCCACAAAAGCCTCGCCGACA
This Tunturibacter gelidoferens DNA region includes the following protein-coding sequences:
- a CDS encoding ABC transporter ATP-binding protein, translating into MKDLVNAESPWRDRISALRNMPAVLRILWESGRAVVTWGLFLRLIVATLPFGIAKIAAYILNDIAEVIRGHALAPNFWKLVIAEVVLNVSLGLITRAIDYSDSLLANRYTQYVSVRVMEQAARLDLTTYEDPVFYDRLERARVQATDRLAMIQQLGRLITQIITTLAFSAALALASPWLVLLLALGVLPSFLGETHYAFLGYAKNFRQTPAKRQMDYLRQVAGSREGAKEVKLFGLNKFFTNRFQALADQIYLEDVTLSRSKLIVGGLLGIIGTLGYYGAYVYVIWRTLHGAYNIGQFGFLTTAIQQASSNLQQVFSTASGIADQALFLTDLIAFFDMKPTVLSNPDGLPAPAKIQSGFEFRNVSFTYPGTNRTVLKNFNLTLSPGERIALIGENGQGKTTVVKLITRLYDPTEGQILLDGIDLREYNLEDLHRNIGVIFQDFMRFEMTARENIAVGRVDQPYQDSDIEVAAHKSLADTVVDKLAGGYDQMLGRRFEGGVELSGGEWQKIALARAYLRDAQLLILDEPTAALDARSELEVFERFAELTLGKMALLISHRFSTVRMADRIVVLSGGRLIEEGNHQQLIDKNGLYASMFEMQAASYR
- a CDS encoding DUF1771 domain-containing protein, whose protein sequence is MPQSPHDRAAEYHNKAAHAHQAAATAHGKGDHLTAHELSKQAHEHSTKAFEHSKETVDQAPANKN